From the genome of Tachysurus vachellii isolate PV-2020 chromosome 2, HZAU_Pvac_v1, whole genome shotgun sequence, one region includes:
- the tmem154 gene encoding transmembrane protein 154, which produces MTEGCYYGTVSVSALSKGHYCHRGLWEMAHDVLLLILALTACLTEPARCDEIDVSGIPKTEAQSTSISTTIIDTPPVTTVTWSSTFTVDVQDEEDSGDAETLAQVTLKQNSTMKQTPNNTTTDKKLKSASKSSISHTTVANHDVEGQNNSTQDEDKTEIWDPGMMFMIIAVCLTLTLILVVATVGLVIVCRRRKRNTADPEKDDPYLNDDFGEKVPMPMFEDDMPSVMELEMEDFEKWMIKRGSDISVESK; this is translated from the exons ATGACGGAGGGTTGCTACTATGgcactgtgtctgtctctgcccTGAGTAAGGGCCATTACTGCCACCGAGGATTGTGGGAAATGGCCCACGATGTGTTGCTGTTAATCTTGGCACTGACAGCCTGTCTGACTGAACCTG CTCGCTGTGACGAGATCGATGTATCTGGAATTCCAAAAACAGAAGCACAAAGCACCAGTATCT CAACAACTATAATAGACACTCCTCCTGTGACCACTGTAACATGGAGCAGCACATTCACAg TTGATGTCCAGGACGAAGAGGATTCCGGAGATGCTGAAACACTTGCACAGGTTACTCTGAAGCAGAATT CCACGATGAAGCAGACTCCTAATAATACAACCACAG ATAAGAAGCTCAAGTCTGCATCCAAGAGTTCTATATCTCACACTACAGTTGCAAATCATG ATGTTGAAGGGCAGAATAACAGCACACAGGATGAAGACAAAACGGAGATATGGGACCCAGGGATGATGTTCATGATCATCGCAGTATGTCTGACCCTCACTCTGATCCTGGTAGTCGCTACAGTCGGATTAGTGATCGTATgcaggaggaggaaaagaaacacTGCAG aTCCTGAGAAAGATGATCCGTATCTGAATGATGACTTTGGAGAGAAAGTGCCGAT gccCATGTTTGAAGACGACATGCCCTCTGTGATGGAGTTGGAGATGGAGGATTTTGAGAAATGGATGATAAAAAGAG GGAGCGACATCAGTGTGGAGTCAAAATAG